The DNA segment GAACCTGCCGGAGGAAATAATAAAAAAAAGTAAAAGATTACATTTGTACTTACAAACCTTATTTTTATGAAGAAGTACGTTTCAGTTTCAGCAGCGGTCATTTTACTGGTGAACAGTTGTGGAAGTAGCGGAAATACAAATTATCCAGTAAGAAAACCTGTTTTAAAGCCATCCGTTACCGGAAGCAGCACAACTTCTGCGGCACAGGCCGAAAGAGAATACCAGGCTCTGATTAAAACATACAAATCTGAAACCTCGGAAGTACTCACTTATTTACTTAATGATTCCTCCAATGATTCCAGAACAGCTATTACCGTAGAAAATAACTCCCGCTGCAATATGGTTCTTACAATAAGCGGAAACAATTACTTTAAAAAAGTTCCTATAGCTGCAAATAAAATTGGAGCCGTATTGGTTCCTAAAAATCAGAATTACAATCTTTCAGGGATGATCTGTGATGCCGTTTACCAGAAAACAAAATTTATAACAGGCCCTTATGAAGTAAAGCTTTCAAACTAATGAAAACGCTGAAAATAAAAACCGCTGAATTCTTTGAATTCAGCGGTTTTGTATGGTAAGAAAATCTTAATTATTCTCCGTCAAAGTCAGCATCTTTATCAGCAGATACCACTTCTCCTTCTTCTTTAGATTTTTCTTTATCAGCTTTTCTCTGAGACTGACCTTCTTTGATAGCTTCAGAAACTACGCTAAGGATCATGTCGATAGATTTAGAAGCATCATCGTTTCCTGGGATTACGAAGTCTACTTTTCTAGGATCAGAGTTGGTATCAACGATACCGAAAACTGGGATACCTAATTTTTTAGCTTCAGTTACAGCGATATGCTCTCTCAAGATATCAACTACAAATACAGCAGATGGAAGTCTCACCATGTCAGCGATAGAACCTAAGTTCTTCTCAAGGTTAGCTCTTTGTCTGTCTACCTGTAATCTTTCTTTTTTAGATAAAGTTTCGAACGTACCATCTTTTTTCATTTTGTCGATGGAGTTCATTTTTTTAACAGCCTTTCTGATCGTAACGAAGTTCGTTAACATACCTCCCGGCCATCTTTCTGTAATATAAGGCATATTAAGTTCAGAAGCGTGTTTTGCAACAACTTCTTTCGCTTGCTTTTTAGTAGCTACGAAAAGAACTTTTTTACCTGCAGAAGTTAATTTTTCCAAAGCACTACAAGCTTCATCCAATTTAACTGCTGTTTTATGTAAGTCTACAATGTGAATACCATTTTTCTCCATAAAAATGTATGGAGCCATATTTGGGTTCCACTTTCTGGTCATGTGACCAAAGTGTACGCCAGCCTCTAGAAGGTCTTTTACATTTGCTTTTGCCATGTTTTCTGTTTTTGTTAGTTTACTTTCCGTCTTTTAAACAATCAACAACTTCTTTAGATGGGAGAAGCGTTTGGATGCTAAACGTAACGGGCAAAGTTGCTGTTGGCTTATTGCTTGTGGCAACTGGCTTCCCAGCTTTGGGTTAAAAAATAATTTTTTAAAAATTTTTCTAAAGCTATCCGCCATAAGCCAATAGCCATACGCTTTTTTAACGTTTTGAGAATTGGAATCTCTTTCTTGCTTTTTTCTGACCTGGCTTCTTTCTTTCCACCATTCTTGCGTCTCTTGTAAGTAAACCAGCTGGTTTCAAAGCTAATCTGAACTCAGCATTGATTTCGCATAAAGCTCTTGAAATACCTAATCTGATAGCCTCTGCCTGTCCTGTATTTCCACCACCGAATACGTTTACGGTAACGTCGTACTGACCAACAGTTTCAGAAAGGATAAATGGTTGGTTTAATTTGTAAACCATTACATCTGTAGAGAAGTATTCTTTAGCATCTTTACCGTTTACCGTAATGTTACCAGTTCCTGGCTTTACGTAAACTCTTGCTACAGAAGTTTTTCTTCTTCCGATTTTGTGAACTGTAGACATATTAATTATTTAAATTCGTTAACATTAATTGTTTTAGGCTGTTGAGCTTCATGCTTGTGCTCAGTTCCTTCATATAAGTAAAGGTTCTTAAGAATTGCAGCTCCAAGTCTGTTTTTAGGTAACATCCCTTTTACTGATTTTTCCAATACTTTTAAAGAATCTTTCTTTTGAAGTTCAGCCGCAGTCATAGACTTCTGTCCACCAGGATAACCTGTATGCCAGATATAAGTCTTGTCGTTCCACTTGTTTCCGGAAAGAGTTACTTTCCCAGCGTTCAAAACAATTACGTTATCACCACAATCTACGTGAGGTGTATAATTTGTTTTGTGCTTACCTCTCAAAATCTTTGCAACCGTAGAAGCTAGTCTTCCTAACGGCTGTCCTTCAGCGTCTACCA comes from the Chryseobacterium nepalense genome and includes:
- a CDS encoding DUF6759 domain-containing protein, translated to MKKYVSVSAAVILLVNSCGSSGNTNYPVRKPVLKPSVTGSSTTSAAQAEREYQALIKTYKSETSEVLTYLLNDSSNDSRTAITVENNSRCNMVLTISGNNYFKKVPIAANKIGAVLVPKNQNYNLSGMICDAVYQKTKFITGPYEVKLSN
- the rplM gene encoding 50S ribosomal protein L13, producing MNTLSYKTVSANKATANKEWVVVDAEGQPLGRLASTVAKILRGKHKTNYTPHVDCGDNVIVLNAGKVTLSGNKWNDKTYIWHTGYPGGQKSMTAAELQKKDSLKVLEKSVKGMLPKNRLGAAILKNLYLYEGTEHKHEAQQPKTINVNEFK
- the rpsB gene encoding 30S ribosomal protein S2, with protein sequence MAKANVKDLLEAGVHFGHMTRKWNPNMAPYIFMEKNGIHIVDLHKTAVKLDEACSALEKLTSAGKKVLFVATKKQAKEVVAKHASELNMPYITERWPGGMLTNFVTIRKAVKKMNSIDKMKKDGTFETLSKKERLQVDRQRANLEKNLGSIADMVRLPSAVFVVDILREHIAVTEAKKLGIPVFGIVDTNSDPRKVDFVIPGNDDASKSIDMILSVVSEAIKEGQSQRKADKEKSKEEGEVVSADKDADFDGE
- the rpsI gene encoding 30S ribosomal protein S9, whose amino-acid sequence is MSTVHKIGRRKTSVARVYVKPGTGNITVNGKDAKEYFSTDVMVYKLNQPFILSETVGQYDVTVNVFGGGNTGQAEAIRLGISRALCEINAEFRLALKPAGLLTRDARMVERKKPGQKKARKRFQFSKR